The DNA region GGAATGATGTGCGAGACGCCCTGGTTCCCTGGCATCTCTATGCCCACAGGACCTGGTTTCCAGGTGGGATTTATCCTAGGTTGTGGGTAGGTGAGAAAGTGTGGCCTTTCCCTCCCAGGCTCAGGCTCCGGGGCCTACAAGGAGCCAACCATCCTGGTGGGGCCTGAGAACCTCACCCTGACCGTGCACCAGACCGCAGTGCTGGAGTGTGTCGCCACTGGCAACCCGCGCCCCATTGTGTCCTGGAGCCGCCTGGGTGAGCCTCGTCCCACAGCCTCCACCCTGCCCCCACCCGCCCCCTGGGAGGCGGTTTCATGGTCTCATCGCCCAGCACTGGGGGGGACTTTGATTCCTGTTTGTTCTCGTGGGGGTCAGTCCTCTCCCTGCGACCTGAGGAGGGGCTGAGTTCCCCCTCCTGGCAGGACCAGGGACGCAGGCCTGCCCGCTACATTCTCCCTCCCCGTGCAGAGCTGGCTTAGCTCCCTGGGTTACCCCGTCCAGTCCAGCGCTGTCCCCTCTTTGCCCTGGCCTCAGCCCTCCAGAACCCTCAGCGCAGAGTCTCCTTTCTCTTGCACTCACTCATGCCCTCTGTACCCTGTTGCACCCTGAGCTTTGCAGTCCCAAGCCCCCCAAATCTCAGCCAGTCATCCAGCCCTGGCTCTGGGCTCTCCCGGTCTCTAGCCTGGTCCCCTAGCCCCCCAGCCTAAATCCTGAGGCAGCTGAGGGAAGAAATGAAAGGGTGCAGATGGGCCCACATTGTCTGAGCAGAGGGGTCACTGGGGGAAGGAAACtctggaggggtggggtggggtcgcATTCACAAGGAGACTGTGCCACATTGTAGCAGCTGAGTGATCAGGGAAGGAGGGGGCAGCAGGCGGGATAATGGAGTAGATTTCACCACTTCAGGGACTGAATGGGGAGCTGTCTCCTTGTGTTCTGACTGTGCTAATCTgatcctggggtggggggagggtctGGGTCCCTGGGAGAGGCTGAGAAGAGTGGCCTCACTATCAGGAGCCAGTAGGCATTGCCGGAACCATCTGGTCCAGCATTTCCCAAAACACGATTAGAAGGGATAGAATGCTCAGTGGCCTAACAAATTCGGGAAACAAAGTTAACCAGGTCCCTTAActgcaggacttctcagagccCTTATATTAATGGGCATTTAAACTGACCATCCAGAAGTGGAATGGATATTTGaccatggaatttttttttaagagagacaaATGAGGTTGGGAAAAGTTGATGGAATCCAAAGCCCTTCCTTTATGGACTGAGAAGTAGGAAAGGGACTTGAAGGGTAGCAGCGAATCAGCAGTTACTGTGGAATCAGAATGCTGGACTCTGCTGTGGGCGAGAGCACTGGCCTGCTCTCTGCCACCTCTGGGGGCAGAAGACGGGGGTGTCAAGCCAAGATGAGGGCTCTGGAGAAGACTGATGGAAGGGTGGACCCTCTGGAATGTTCCTGTGCCTcccctccctcacttccttctCAGATGGCCGCCCCATTGGGGTAGAGGGCATCCAGGTGCTGGGCACGGGAAACCTCATCATTTCAGACGTGACAGTCCAGCACTCGGGGGTCTACGTCTGTGCAGCCAATAGGCCGGGCACCCGGGTGAGGAGAACCGCCCAGGGCCGGCTGGTGGTACAAGGTAGGGACCAGCCTCGCCGGAAGGGGGGGCCCTCCGCACTgcccctcctcctgtccctcccctGCCCAGTCCTGCCGCTTCAGCATCCCATGTCACCCTGTACCCACTTATGCCCTGTCCCTTGCCACTCACCAGGTCCCAGCAGCAGCTCTTGGGAGTCTGGGGGACGCCCTTGGTTGTGCAGCCCAtgtgccccctcctccctggagtCCCGCTGGCCACCCCCCACCTCGCTCACGCGCCCCCCACGTGCCGTTCTTATTCACACGTGTGGCACTAACACGCTCACACCTGCCTGCCTGCTGCTCCCTGCGCGACTGTCATTTTCACACGTGCATGTCAGCGCCCGCCGCATGCGCAGAGCGGCCTGGGCGCCCAGGGCACGGGCCCCTGCCGCTGACCAGGTCAGCCCTCCGTCCCAGCCCTGGGGCTCCGCTGTCCCCGGGACCTGGGCTTGGATCTCCATTCAGGAGTGGTTGTTCCCTCCTTGAGAGCAGAAAGGATGGGAAATGGGGGAATTAGGAACTTAAATGCCGCTTGTTTAGCATTCCATGTGCCGTTAATCTGTCCAGATGAAAGTGATGGAGCATTTCATTTCCCGGGTGTTAATAGAGGCCTGAGGCTTGGGATTGGAGGAGAGCAGAATGGAGTGTGGGGCTGGGGGGCCGTTCCGAGGGCTCATCCATCTCCCCGTCATTACTGCCTCCGAGGTGCAGCCAAACCTAttagcacatttatttatttaacaatttcCTGAACTGGGAGCTCAGCTTGATTGCTTTCGGATACAAATGTCAGTCTTTTGAGTAGTGGTTACAATGGAGTCCTCTCTTGGGTCTGCCAGggtagaggaaggagggagggaggttggGGTCCTGCTAGCCACATGGGGAATCTCCAGGGGGCCATGAGTGTCCCAGCCCACCTCAGCCCCCccccctgcctccccagcccttcACGGGCAGCTGTCTCTCCCCTCTCTACCTGGCTCTCACCACTCAGTGCTCCTCTGTGCCCACCCAGCCCCAGCGGAGTTTGTCCAGCATCCCCAGTCCATCTCCAGGCCGGCTGGAACCACAGCCATGTTCACCTGCCAAGCCCAGGGTGAGCCGCCTCCTCATGTCACATGGTTGAAGAATGGCCAAGTGCTGGGGCCAGGAGGCCATGTCAGGCTCAAGAACAataacaggtgtgtgtgtgtgtgtgtgtgtgtttgtgtgtgagtgttcGCATGTGCACACTGTTGGGGAGAGGActggggaagagagggaaggggccTGGGTAGTGGCCTAGTAGGCTGTGCAGCCCCGCTGGGGAAGAGCACAACTCTGGGACCGGAAACTCAGGTTCTCATCCCTGGGAAACCTCAGACAAGTTGCTTGTCTAAAGGGACCCAGTTTCTCCATCCCTCTCAGGAGGGGACCTGAGGCTCTCCTCTCCTTGCAGCACACTGACCATTTCTGGAATCGGTCCTGAAGATGAGGCCATCTACCAGTGTGTGGCCGAGAACAGTGCTGGCTCGTCACAGGCCAGTGCCAGACTGACCGTGCTGTGGGCCGagggcctgcctgggccccctCGCAATGTCCAGGCTGTCTCTGTGTCGTCCACTGAGGTCCGTGTGTCCTGGAGCGAGCCCATGGTCAACACCAAGGAGATCATCGGCTACGTCCTGCACATCAGGAAGGCGGCTGGTGGGTGGGCCTGGGGGGCACAACCAGCTTTGCACCCCCACGCCATTGTTTCCCATCCCTTTCTACCATGAGTGTCCCGGAGAGtacccttctctccttcccccacTGCGTCCCCACTGCCCTACTTCACAGGTGTTGGCAAGGTTGCCTCTTgttcctcaccccaccccctgccctgcgCTTTGCCTCCCCAGACCCTCCAGAACTGGAGTATCAGGAAGCAGTCAGTAAGAGTACCTTTCAGCACCTGGTGGGCGACCTTGAGCCCTCTACAGCCTACAGCTTCTACATCAAGGCCTACACACCAAGGGGGGCCAGCTCAGCCTCCATGCCCACCCTGGCCAGCACCCTGGGTGAAGGTGAGACTGGGTGTAGAGTACAAAACCACAGTCAGAAAGTTTTGATGAAGCCCTCACATCTTGGCCTCCTCTGCCTTTAGCTCCTGCCCCCCCGCCACTGTCCGTGCGGGTCCTGGGCAGCTCCTCCCTGCAGCTGCTGTGGGAGCCCTGGCCCCGGCTGGCCCAGCATGAGGGTGGCTTCAAGCTCTTCTACCGCCCTGCCAGCAAGGCCTCCTTTACGGGTCCCATCCTGCTGCCTGGAACTGTGTCCTCCTACAACCTCAGCCGGCTGGGTGAGGCttggggctgggcagggaggaggtGGTGTGGTAGGGGTCACCTCCCCGCACCCTGCCAGGATGGAGCTGGCTGGGGGGCAGGTTCTCACAGCCTCCAACCCCCAGACCCCAGGGTGGTGTACGAGGTAAAGCTGCTCGCCTACAACCAGCACGGGGACAGCAACGCCACTGTCCGCTTTGTGTCTTTGAGGGGAGCGTCTGAGAGGACAGGTGAGGGCTGGGACGGGCGGTGGAGCTACATTGGCCTGAAGGAAGGAGGACAGGGCCTGAGGGGGAGGGAAGCAGGCCAGGTAGGAGGGTGTAAGCCTGTAAGCACACAGGCTCAGACCCGTGGGAAGCTTGCTGTGTGGCATTCTGTGCGATATTGGTCAAACTCCTTACCCTCTCTGAAACACAGTTTTCTCCTGTACAAACAGGCATAATAAAGCCTGTCTTAAAAGCCATGGCAAAGTGCTATTCCCAGTATCTGGCCCAGGGTTGGTGCTCAGTAGCTGGTAGAAAGAACTGGAAAGGTTGGCTGGTGTCACATAAGTGAAGTGAAGGGTCTGGTTGAGGGAGAAGGAGCCCCAGAGGTTGGGTGTATGGGGGTACTCCAGGCCAGGAGAGCCGCAGCCCCAGCCTGCCCCTGCCCATTAGCTCTGAGCCCACCGTGTGACTGTCGGAAAGAGGATGCCACCAACCAGACGTCCACCACAGGCATTGTCATTGGCATCCACATTGGAGTCACCTGCATCATCTTCTGTGTCCTCTTCCTGCTGTTTGGTCAAAGGGGCAGGTGGGTACTGGGAAGGGCAAGAGGCTAGCTGGGGTGGAGGCTCAGCCCTTGGGACTCCTGCCCCGGCGTCCCCTAATTCTGCTTACCCTTTAGGGTCCTCCTGTGTAAGGATGTGGAAAACCAGCTCTCCCCTCCCCAGGGTCCCCGGAGCCAGAGGGACCCTGGCATCCTGGCCCTGAATGGGGTGGGCCGCGGAGAGCGAGGCCAGCTGGGCCGAGGTGAGAAGTGCGTGGACGCCAAGGAGCTGGAGCAGCTGTTCCCCCCAGCCGGGGTGGTGGGGCCGCCTGGCGCCAGGCCCACTGTGAGTGCCAGAGAAGCTCCTTCCACCCTGACCACTCTCCCACCCTGCCCCGGCTCATCTTGGCCTTGGTCATTGGCCTTAGCCAAACTCTGGGTCTTCTCTGGGCACAGAAGTCCTGGCCATactcctctgcacccctgtcagGCAGAGGCCTGAGGTCTAAGCCCAGGGGTGGGATGGAGCCTGAGCCCGGCCCTGGGGGGTCTGTGGGCCCTGCCTGGGTCCTCCTGCTGACCCTGTATGCTTCCTTTCCCCAGCAGGATCCCACAACCCCTATCCGGTGTGAGGAGACCCAGCTCTCCACGCTGCCACTGCAGGGGTTTGGCCCTCTGGACAGGAGAGCAACAGAGGCCAAGACTCCCTGCATAGGCCCTGTGGCTGCCCCGTTGCCCCTGGACAGTGGCCCCGACCTCCTTGGAGAGGGACAGGTGACCCAGCTTTCTGAGGCACCCGCTGCCCAGCCAGCTCACTCCGGACAGTAGCCAGGGCCTGGCAGGCTCTGCAGGGggtagccccccccccccccgttctcAGGTCCAAGGCAAGAGTTCTCCTGTTATGTGGGCTTCAGGTGGCCCTGGGCTGCCCAGCACTTCTGTCCTGACTGGAGGCCGGGGTGGGCCAGGCCTAAGGGGCCTCGGCAGGGACCCTGGAGCTGGAGGGGCCCTAAGGAGCCTTCCCTCCTCAGACTGACGCCCTGGCTGCTGCCTGGTCCCCACCTGCCTGGGCACTGGGCGGCTGGTGTCCCTTAAACGGAAGCGAGAGGAAGGTGAACTAGACTCAGAGCCCCCCGGCCGGCAGCGCACCCTGCTCCCTTGTCTTCTCAGGACCGAGTTCTGCCCTTTGGCTCAGCACCTACCTCAGCCGGAATGAATGTCCTCGGGGGAGTGGGGTGGTGGCCTAGTCCCTGCCCCACAGAACCCAGATGCACCTACCTCAAGCCCCTCCCGggcacccctccctccccacgtGTTGTCCagagttaagaaagaaaaagaaaaaagaagaaaaaaaaaaaaagcacgtCCCCATTTCCAGGTGTGAAAGAAAATGTCTACCTCAAGGCTCTGGCTCCGGGGCCTGTGCCCTGGACCCTCTGCCCGGCCTCTGCTCTGCCCACTGCCCCGCTGCCTCCCCCAAGAGGAGGCCCGGGCCCAGTGACCCATGGGGCCTACAGAAACGAAGAGGGAACTGGTCAGagggaaaaatgtgaaaaaagccAAAAATGAGAGGAAATGGATTCCTCGAAATGTAAATTGTTGTCCCAAACTAGCCACCTTCCAGCAGCTGCCATCGTCTGCCTCCTGCCCACGGGCTGTTACCCTCTTGGCACACCTGTCCCCCCTCGGGATCCCCACGACCCTCTCCACCTGGGCCTGGGGAGGTGGAATGTCACCCATAGCCACAGCCTGCGTCCTGTCCTTCCTCCTGGGGCAGCCTGGCCCCCGAAGGTgcagtgtgtgtggtgggggggcgCGTCTCTGGCCAGGTCCCCAGCCCTCGGTGTGGCAGGCCAGCAGCTGACCCTCCGGGCGCCCTAGACCCCTTCTGTCAGCAGATGTGGCCGGGAGGTGTTTTGATGGAGGTGTGTCTAAGGGCCCTTGTGACTTTTCCTTTCTGTTGTGAACTACTTaggtgaagaagaagaaaaaccaagGAAACAAATACCTATTTTTGGTTAcactcagaaacatttttttaaatagaagaacttttttttaaataaataaaagatacgtGTATTCCTGAAGAATGAGACTAGAACCTAAAGTCCTTTGACCCCCCCCCACCCTCTAGGGACACCCCACCCTGAAATTTAGTTCATTAGCCCAAGAAGGTAGAATTCGTGGTGTTTTCCTAGGAAACTAGAGTAGTGTCCTGTGGACTCGGGAAGGGTGGTCCTCCCTccccagggagggagagggcagtGCCAGGCCCCGGGGCTCTGAAGCAATCCCCTGTCTGCACAGAGACTTCCTTCTGGAGCCCCCTCTCCCTTGAGGAAGGCGGGGCTGGGCCACCTGGCCTGACTTGGGTTTTGTCACACACTACTCATTTTGACTGAATAAAAGTCCTGTTGCCAAAGTGAACTTGAGTGTGTTAGTGGCTGTCAGCTCCCTTGGGAGGGGTGGGCATGCTGGGTAGGCCAGACACCCACCCACtcctacccccccccccacccatgGGGTCAGAGCTTGAGAGGATGACGGCAGAGCCCTGTGCATCATGACAGGCACTCACCACGTTATTTCCAATGGCCAGGCAGGCTGTGGGACCTTGTGCTGCCTTTCGGGGTAGACACCCTAGTGACTGTCTGGCTTCAAATTCCAGACCTGAAAtcaagaaagggaagagaggaacCAGGGTGGCGcccacctggaatcccagcgactctggaggctgagacaggcggatctcaagttcaaagctggcctcagcaaccctgtctctaataaaatacagaagagggctggggttacagctcagttggtagagtgtttgccttgcatgcacaaggccctgggctcaatccccagcaccacaaacaaaaggggtgactggggatgtggctcagtggttaagcacccctaggttcaatccctggtatcaaaaaaaaaaaaaaaaaaagggaagagagggacaAAAAGAGCCAAATCTCCTCCACCCAGATAGGGGCACACCCCAAGCCTTTGTCCAGGCCAGGCTGCCTGGTTCCAGGGTCTGCCTGCTGATAGTCTCCTTAGCCCCCAGTGAGGACGCTGAGACTCCAAGGTAAAAGCGGCCCAGGACTGAGCCTCCTGGACAGGGCTGGGAGGGCTGTGTGCTTTTCAGGTGTTGTCTATGAGAGGCTTTCCTTCCCATCCTAAACAGGAGGAAAATGAGGCTGACCCAGTGACTTTTTCCAGGGTACACAGCCAGGACCACTGGGGGAGGCC from Ictidomys tridecemlineatus isolate mIctTri1 chromosome 5, mIctTri1.hap1, whole genome shotgun sequence includes:
- the Igdcc3 gene encoding immunoglobulin superfamily DCC subclass member 3 isoform X1 — protein: MAAPRTASPRRPPAPRWPRLLLSLLLPLLLPAPSEGLGHSAELAFAVEPSDDVAVPGQPVVLGCKVEGTPPVRITWRKNGVELAESTHSSLLANGSLLIHHFRLERGGSPSDEGDYECVAQNRFGLVVSRKARIQAATMSDFHVHPQATVGEEGGVARFQCQIHGLPKPLITWEKNRVPIDTDNERYTLLPKGVLQITGLRAEDSGVFHCVASNIASVRISHGARLTVSGSGSGAYKEPTILVGPENLTLTVHQTAVLECVATGNPRPIVSWSRLDGRPIGVEGIQVLGTGNLIISDVTVQHSGVYVCAANRPGTRVRRTAQGRLVVQAPAEFVQHPQSISRPAGTTAMFTCQAQGEPPPHVTWLKNGQVLGPGGHVRLKNNNSTLTISGIGPEDEAIYQCVAENSAGSSQASARLTVLWAEGLPGPPRNVQAVSVSSTEVRVSWSEPMVNTKEIIGYVLHIRKAADPPELEYQEAVSKSTFQHLVGDLEPSTAYSFYIKAYTPRGASSASMPTLASTLGEAPAPPPLSVRVLGSSSLQLLWEPWPRLAQHEGGFKLFYRPASKASFTGPILLPGTVSSYNLSRLDPRVVYEVKLLAYNQHGDSNATVRFVSLRGASERTALSPPCDCRKEDATNQTSTTGIVIGIHIGVTCIIFCVLFLLFGQRGRVLLCKDVENQLSPPQGPRSQRDPGILALNGVGRGERGQLGRGEKCVDAKELEQLFPPAGVVGPPGARPTQDPTTPIRCEETQLSTLPLQGFGPLDRRATEAKTPCIGPVAAPLPLDSGPDLLGEGQVTQLSEAPAAQPAHSGQ
- the Igdcc3 gene encoding immunoglobulin superfamily DCC subclass member 3 isoform X4, whose translation is MSDFHVHPQATVGEEGGVARFQCQIHGLPKPLITWEKNRVPIDTDNERYTLLPKGVLQITGLRAEDSGVFHCVASNIASVRISHGARLTVSGSGSGAYKEPTILVGPENLTLTVHQTAVLECVATGNPRPIVSWSRLDGRPIGVEGIQVLGTGNLIISDVTVQHSGVYVCAANRPGTRVRRTAQGRLVVQAPAEFVQHPQSISRPAGTTAMFTCQAQGEPPPHVTWLKNGQVLGPGGHVRLKNNNSTLTISGIGPEDEAIYQCVAENSAGSSQASARLTVLWAEGLPGPPRNVQAVSVSSTEVRVSWSEPMVNTKEIIGYVLHIRKAADPPELEYQEAVSKSTFQHLVGDLEPSTAYSFYIKAYTPRGASSASMPTLASTLGEAPAPPPLSVRVLGSSSLQLLWEPWPRLAQHEGGFKLFYRPASKASFTGPILLPGTVSSYNLSRLDPRVVYEVKLLAYNQHGDSNATVRFVSLRGASERTALSPPCDCRKEDATNQTSTTGIVIGIHIGVTCIIFCVLFLLFGQRGRVLLCKDVENQLSPPQGPRSQRDPGILALNGVGRGERGQLGRGEKCVDAKELEQLFPPAGVVGPPGARPTQDPTTPIRCEETQLSTLPLQGFGPLDRRATEAKTPCIGPVAAPLPLDSGPDLLGEGQVTQLSEAPAAQPAHSGQ
- the Igdcc3 gene encoding immunoglobulin superfamily DCC subclass member 3 isoform X2, which gives rise to MAAPRTASPRRPPAPRWPRLLLSLLLPLLLPAPSEGLGHSAELAFAVEPSDDVAVPGQPVVLGCKVEGTPPVRITWRKNGVELAESTHSSLLANGSLLIHHFRLERGGSPSDEGDYECVAQNRFGLVVSRKARIQAATMSDFHVHPQATVGEEGGVARFQCQIHGLPKPLITWEKNRVPIDTDNERYTLLPKGVLQITGLRAEDSGVFHCVASNIASVRISHGARLTVSGSGSGAYKEPTILVGPENLTLTVHQTAVLECVATGNPRPIVSWSRLDGRPIGVEGIQVLGTGNLIISDVTVQHSGVYVCAANRPGTRVRRTAQGRLVVQAPAEFVQHPQSISRPAGTTAMFTCQAQGEPPPHVTWLKNGQVLGPGGHVRLKNNNSTLTISGIGPEDEAIYQCVAENSAGSSQASARLTVLWAEGLPGPPRNVQAVSVSSTEVRVSWSEPMVNTKEIIGYVLHIRKAADPPELEYQEAVSKSTFQHLVGDLEPSTAYSFYIKAYTPRGASSASMPTLASTLGEAPAPPPLSVRVLGSSSLQLLWEPWPRLAQHEGGFKLFYRPASKASFTGPILLPGTVSSYNLSRLDPRVVYEVKLLAYNQHGDSNATVRFVSLRGASERTALSPPCDCRKEDATNQTSTTGIVIGIHIGVTCIIFCVLFLLFGQRGRVLLCKDVENQLSPPQGPRSQRDPGILALNGVGRGERGQLGRGEKCVDAKELEQLFPPAGVVGPPGARPTDPTTPIRCEETQLSTLPLQGFGPLDRRATEAKTPCIGPVAAPLPLDSGPDLLGEGQVTQLSEAPAAQPAHSGQ
- the Igdcc3 gene encoding immunoglobulin superfamily DCC subclass member 3 isoform X3 → MAAPRTASPRRPPAPRWPRLLLSLLLPLLLPAPSEGLGHSAELAFAVEPSDDVAVPGQPVVLGCKVEGTPPVRITWRKNGVELAESTHSSLLANGSLLIHHFRLERGGSPSDEGDYECVAQNRFGLVVSRKARIQAATMSDFHVHPQATVGEEGGVARFQCQIHGLPKPLITWEKNRVPIDTDNERYTLLPKGVLQITGLRAEDSGVFHCVASNIASVRISHGARLTVSGSGSGAYKEPTILVGPENLTLTVHQTAVLECVATGNPRPIVSWSRLDGRPIGVEGIQVLGTGNLIISDVTVQHSGVYVCAANRPGTRVRRTAQGRLVVQAPAEFVQHPQSISRPAGTTAMFTCQAQGEPPPHVTWLKNGQVLGPGGHVRLKNNNSTLTISGIGPEDEAIYQCVAENSAGSSQASARLTVLWAEGLPGPPRNVQAVSVSSTEVRVSWSEPMVNTKEIIGYVLHIRKAADPPELEYQEAVSKSTFQHLVGDLEPSTAYSFYIKAYTPRGASSASMPTLASTLGEAPAPPPLSVRVLGSSSLQLLWEPWPRLAQHEGGFKLFYRPASKASFTGPILLPGTVSSYNLSRLALSPPCDCRKEDATNQTSTTGIVIGIHIGVTCIIFCVLFLLFGQRGRVLLCKDVENQLSPPQGPRSQRDPGILALNGVGRGERGQLGRGEKCVDAKELEQLFPPAGVVGPPGARPTQDPTTPIRCEETQLSTLPLQGFGPLDRRATEAKTPCIGPVAAPLPLDSGPDLLGEGQVTQLSEAPAAQPAHSGQ